From Ipomoea triloba cultivar NCNSP0323 chromosome 5, ASM357664v1, the proteins below share one genomic window:
- the LOC116019844 gene encoding phospho-2-dehydro-3-deoxyheptonate aldolase 1, chloroplastic-like, which translates to MALPSGSATSLLPNKTLAPSTHQQPASPLYKHGFSLKPPARSVRPISAVHSADPSKSSSKPTPPAATSAAATAAAAPTASKSRAGEGKWAVDSWKSKKALQLPEYPDQVELESVLKTIESFPPIVFAGEARSLEEKLGEAAMGRAFLLQGGDCAESFKEFNANNIRDTFRILLQMGAVLMFGGQMPVIKVGRMAGQFAKPRSESFEEKDGVKLPSYRGDNVNGDAFDEKSRIPDPQRLIRAYCQSAATLNLLRAFATGGYAAMQRITQWNLDFTEHSEQGDRYRELAHRVDEALGFMNAAGLTMDHPIMKTTDFWTSHECLHLPYEQSLTRLDSTSGLYYDCSAHFLWAGERTRQLDGAHVEFLRGVANPLGIKVSDKMNPGDLVKLIEILNPQNKPGRITIITRMGAENMRVKLPHLIRAIRRAGQIVTWVSDPMHGNTIKAPCGLKTRPFDSIRAEVKAFFDVHEQEGSHPGGVHLEMTGQNVTECIGGSRTVTFDDLSSRYHTHCDPRLNASQSLELAFIIAERLRKRRIGSQTTLPL; encoded by the exons ATGGCTCTTCCATCCGGCAGTGCCACCTCTCTTCTCCCCAACAAAACCCTTGCCCCCTCTACCCACCAACAACCCGCTTCACCTCTCTACAAGCATGGGTTTTCCCTCAAGCCCCCAGCCAGATCCGTCCGCCCCATCTCTGCCGTCCATTCTGCCGACCCTTCCAAGTCCTCTTCCAAGCCAACCCCGCCTGCCGCCACTtccgccgccgccaccgccgccgcgGCTCCGACTGCGTCGAAGTCGCGAGCTGGTGAGGGTAAATGGGCTGTGGATAGCTGGAAATCCAAGAAGGCGCTTCAGCTCCCTGAGTACCCGGATCAGGTTGAGCTTGAATCGGTGCTGAAGACTATTGAGTCTTTCCCGCCGATCGTGTTTGCTGGAGAGGCACGCAGCTTGGAGGAGAAGCTGGGAGAGGCCGCAATGGGTAGGGCGTTCTTGctccaaggtggagattgtgCCGAGAGTTTCAAGGAGTTCAATGCTAACAACATAAGGGACACTTTCAGAATCCTCCTTCAGATGGGAGCTGTTCTCATGTTCGGTGGTCAAATGCCCGTTATCAAG GTAGGAAGAATGGCTGGGCAATTCGCTAAGCCAAGATCAGAGTCCTTTGAGGAAAAGGATGGTGTAAAGTTGCCAAGTTACAGGGGAGACAACGTGAATGGAGATGCATTTGATGAGAAGTCGAGGATTCCTGACCCCCAGAGGTTGATCAGGGCCTATTGCCAATCTGCAGCTACATTGAATCTCTTGAGGGCTTTTGCAACTGGTGGTTATGCTGCTATGCAGAGGATAACTCAATGGAACTTGGATTTCACTGAGCATAGTGAGCAGGGGGATAG GTATCGTGAACTAGCTCATAGAGTTGATGAGGCCCTTGGTTTCATGAATGCTGCTGGTCTTACAATGGATCATCCTATCATGAAAACCACTGATTTTTGGACATCCCATGAGTGCTTGCACTTGCCATATGAGCAGTCACTCACCAGGCTGGATTCAACGTCTGGCCTCTACTATGACTGCTCTGCTCATTTTCTTTGGGCTGGAGAGCGAACCCGGCAACTGGATGGCGCTCATGTTGAGTTCTTGAGAGGAGTTGCTAACCCTCTGGGAATTAAG GTGAGTGACAAGATGAATCCAGGCGATTTAGTCAAGCTCATTGAAATTTTGAATCCCCAGAACAAGCCAGGGCGGATCACAATAATTACGAGGATGGGAGCAGAGAACATGAGGGTCAAGCTTCCTCATTTGATTAGGGCAATCCGAAGGGCTGGGCAAATCGTTACTTGGGTATCTGATCCCATGCATGGAAATACTATTAAGGCTCCTTGCGGTCTAAAAACTCGACCTTTTGATTCAATCCGG GCCGAAGTGAAAGCTTTCTTTGATGTGCACGAGCAAGAGGGGAGCCACCCTGGAGGTGTGCACTTAGAAATGACGGGCCAAAACGTGACAGAGTGCATTGGTGGATCTCGAACTGTGACTTTCGATGATCTGAGCTCACGTTACCACACCCACTGTGATCCTAGATTGAACGCCTCCCAATCCCTTGAGCTTGCATTCATTATCGCCGAACGCttgaggaagaggagaatcggATCTCAAACCACACTACCACTGTGA